The Campylobacter concisus genome has a window encoding:
- the mqnE gene encoding aminofutalosine synthase MqnE, which translates to MMNLLQKLESGERLSKQEAFSLYGLDLFTLAKFADKKRRKLHGNKVFFNVNRHINPTNICADICKFCAFSAHRKNPNPYLMSHEEILKIVDESVSHGVKEIHIVSAHNATSGWQWYLEIFKKIKAAHPELHVKAMTAAEIDFLSRHYGLSYDEVIEKMLEYGVDSMPGGGAEIFDEEVRAKICKGKVSSENWLKIHKMWHDKGRQSNATMLFGHIESRENRIDHMLRIRDLQDETGGFNAFIPLVYQRENNYLKDVKFLGSAEILKTMAISRLVLDNVPHIKAYWATSTLNLAMIAQEFGADDLDGTIEKESIQSAAGANSANGVTLKTFCDLIKTSGFTPVERDSLYNELKIY; encoded by the coding sequence ATAATGAATCTATTACAAAAACTAGAAAGTGGCGAGAGATTAAGCAAGCAAGAGGCTTTTTCGCTTTATGGGCTTGATCTTTTTACCTTGGCTAAATTTGCCGACAAAAAGCGCAGAAAACTGCACGGCAACAAGGTCTTTTTTAACGTAAATCGCCACATAAACCCAACAAATATCTGTGCTGACATCTGTAAATTTTGCGCATTTTCAGCCCACAGAAAAAATCCAAATCCATACCTAATGAGCCACGAAGAAATTTTAAAGATCGTTGATGAGAGCGTGAGTCACGGCGTAAAAGAGATACACATCGTCTCCGCCCACAACGCAACTAGCGGCTGGCAGTGGTATTTAGAAATTTTTAAAAAGATAAAGGCAGCTCATCCAGAGCTTCACGTAAAGGCGATGACGGCGGCTGAGATTGATTTTTTATCAAGGCATTACGGCTTAAGCTACGATGAGGTGATAGAAAAGATGCTTGAATACGGCGTCGATAGCATGCCAGGGGGTGGGGCTGAAATTTTTGACGAAGAGGTCAGGGCTAAAATTTGCAAAGGTAAAGTAAGTAGCGAGAACTGGCTAAAGATCCACAAAATGTGGCACGATAAAGGCAGACAAAGCAATGCAACAATGCTTTTTGGACATATAGAAAGCCGCGAAAATAGGATTGATCACATGCTAAGGATCAGGGACTTACAGGATGAAACGGGTGGATTTAACGCATTTATCCCGCTAGTTTATCAAAGAGAAAATAACTACTTAAAAGATGTGAAATTTCTAGGATCGGCTGAAATTTTAAAGACCATGGCGATATCTCGCTTGGTGCTTGATAATGTCCCGCACATAAAGGCATACTGGGCTACATCGACGCTAAATTTAGCGATGATCGCTCAGGAATTTGGCGCTGATGATCTTGATGGCACGATAGAAAAAGAGAGCATACAAAGTGCAGCTGGCGCAAACAGCGCAAATGGCGTTACGCTAAAGACATTTTGCGATCTTATTAAAACATCTGGTTTTACGCCGGTTGAGCGTGATAGCTTATATAACGAACTTAAAATTTACTAA
- a CDS encoding ArnT family glycosyltransferase: protein MLERVREFASRHIAFSVFLICLIDFVFLLYAANSLSISYNEAEIFFQKHSLLSYILKLSTHFFGQNDLAVRGVMIFFHIASVVLMYKVSKFYIKLEFDRIIAVLLFVLLPGTLASALIINNAGICITLALLCIYLFHIKKKILFGIFFCLAFFIDGDFLIFYAGFFIFALYKRKPPLAWLSAILFLLTLYFFGFETNGRPSGHFIDTFGIFAAVFSPFVFIFFVYTIYRIWVKEKKDLLWFIAICSFCFCMIVSVRQRLELEQFLPFCVIATPLMVRVFFNSYRVRLPKFRKGHKICTSLVMLFLIFNWSAIIFNQIFYLFLNDPTKHLTYKFDVAKELADKLKEAGVQDIATEDTRLALRLKFYGIKTKSYSKNLLASADLDEKSKFSIEKMGKVVANFNIKER, encoded by the coding sequence TTGTTAGAAAGAGTTAGAGAATTTGCTAGCAGACACATCGCTTTTAGCGTATTTTTGATATGTTTGATTGATTTTGTTTTTCTACTTTATGCGGCAAATTCTCTTAGTATAAGCTACAATGAGGCTGAAATTTTCTTTCAAAAGCACAGCCTTTTAAGCTATATCTTAAAACTAAGCACTCACTTTTTTGGTCAAAATGACCTTGCTGTGCGAGGCGTGATGATCTTTTTTCACATCGCAAGCGTGGTTTTGATGTATAAGGTGAGTAAATTTTACATTAAGCTCGAGTTTGACAGGATCATAGCGGTTCTGCTTTTTGTGCTGCTTCCTGGCACGCTAGCTTCAGCCCTTATCATAAATAATGCTGGAATTTGCATCACTCTAGCGCTTTTGTGTATATATCTTTTTCATATTAAAAAGAAAATTTTATTTGGCATCTTTTTCTGCCTAGCCTTTTTCATAGATGGCGATTTTTTGATATTTTATGCAGGATTTTTTATATTTGCACTTTACAAAAGAAAGCCGCCTCTTGCTTGGCTAAGCGCCATTTTATTTTTGCTGACACTTTACTTTTTTGGTTTTGAAACAAATGGCAGACCAAGCGGGCACTTTATCGATACCTTTGGCATATTTGCTGCTGTATTTTCGCCATTTGTCTTTATCTTTTTTGTATATACGATTTATAGAATTTGGGTTAAGGAGAAGAAGGACCTTTTGTGGTTTATCGCCATTTGCTCATTTTGCTTTTGTATGATAGTCTCTGTGCGCCAAAGGCTGGAGCTTGAGCAGTTTTTGCCATTTTGCGTGATCGCAACGCCACTTATGGTAAGAGTTTTTTTCAACTCATATCGCGTGAGGCTGCCAAAATTTAGAAAAGGTCATAAAATTTGCACTAGCTTAGTGATGCTTTTTTTGATATTTAACTGGTCAGCGATCATCTTTAATCAAATTTTTTACCTTTTTTTAAACGATCCTACAAAACACCTCACTTATAAATTTGATGTAGCAAAAGAGCTAGCAGATAAGCTAAAAGAGGCTGGAGTGCAAGATATAGCGACTGAAGATACAAGGCTTGCGCTAAGGCTTAAATTTTATGGGATAAAAACAAAAAGCTACTCTAAAAATTTATTAGCAAGTGCCGATTTAGATGAGAAGTCAAAATTTAGTATAGAAAAAATGGGAAAAGTAGTTGCAAATTTCAATATCAAGGAACGATAG
- the tupB gene encoding tungstate ABC transporter permease TupB: MDFLLNGFAEAFNLLLNGNLETYSAIKATLYTSSVSILLAVIVGFPLGFMLGFYDFRGRKILRLLSDTALAMPTVAIGLILYAFITRNGPLGSLNLLFTLKAVMLGQFVLALPIIISLTASVVENMEKKHYLTILNLRLAPAKLVCCVLYELRYALMVVIATAYGRIVAEVGVAMMIGGNIKYFTRTITTAVSLETNKGEFAMGIALAMVLIFIAFLVNLAIFALKKLDK, encoded by the coding sequence TTGGATTTTTTACTTAACGGCTTTGCAGAAGCCTTTAATCTGCTTTTAAACGGCAACCTTGAAACATATTCAGCCATCAAGGCTACACTTTACACATCAAGCGTGTCGATACTTCTTGCCGTTATTGTTGGTTTTCCGCTTGGTTTCATGCTTGGCTTTTATGACTTTAGGGGCCGAAAAATTTTACGTCTTTTAAGTGACACGGCTCTTGCCATGCCAACAGTTGCCATTGGTCTTATCTTATACGCATTTATCACTAGAAATGGCCCGCTTGGCAGCTTAAATTTACTCTTTACGCTAAAAGCAGTCATGCTGGGTCAGTTTGTGCTCGCCCTTCCTATCATCATCTCGCTTACTGCAAGCGTGGTTGAAAATATGGAGAAAAAGCACTATCTAACTATCCTAAATTTACGCCTTGCACCAGCAAAGCTAGTTTGCTGTGTGCTTTACGAGCTGCGTTACGCTCTCATGGTAGTTATCGCCACCGCATACGGCAGGATCGTGGCTGAAGTGGGCGTTGCGATGATGATAGGTGGCAACATCAAGTATTTTACTAGAACGATCACCACAGCCGTTTCGCTTGAGACGAACAAGGGCGAATTTGCCATGGGTATAGCGCTTGCCATGGTTTTGATATTTATCGCATTTTTAGTAAATTTAGCGATCTTTGCGCTCAAAAAACTCGACAAATAG
- the tupC gene encoding tungstate ABC transporter ATP-binding protein TupC: MIKIRNLHLSYGKSEILNIPSLDINTKKITALMGSNGSGKSTLIRVLSRLQSPDSGEISLWGENRPSLEMLRKICVLLPEPTLLKRSVRENFKVILKSRNLLSEFEERTSEALALVGLDEKFLNKRHFELSSGQTQRIAFALALSLRVPFYLLDEPTNSVDIGTSKLFSKAINLMHEKYGCGFVIASHDEKWLSMLANECVFLHKGRVCEFEYKNIFEIEGGVLSFGDEAKLNLPSNFKGKSKITINPSKIKISKTGGEGQISGVLHSASLYMGDEKLLKVKVGDFLIKIFSHDDEITKIGERVFLEFEDGSMLALE, from the coding sequence TTGATAAAGATAAGAAATTTACACCTAAGCTACGGCAAAAGCGAGATCCTAAATATCCCAAGCCTTGATATAAATACCAAAAAGATAACCGCTTTAATGGGCAGTAATGGCAGTGGCAAAAGCACGCTAATAAGAGTGCTCTCACGCCTGCAAAGCCCAGATAGCGGCGAAATTTCACTTTGGGGAGAAAATAGACCAAGCCTTGAAATGCTGCGTAAAATTTGCGTTTTGCTACCTGAGCCTACCCTTTTAAAAAGAAGCGTTAGAGAAAATTTCAAAGTCATCTTAAAAAGTAGAAATTTACTAAGCGAATTTGAGGAGCGAACTAGCGAAGCACTCGCTCTTGTAGGACTTGATGAGAAGTTTTTAAACAAGCGCCACTTTGAGCTAAGCTCTGGTCAGACGCAGCGCATCGCATTTGCACTTGCACTTTCTTTAAGGGTGCCATTTTATCTGCTTGATGAGCCGACAAATAGCGTTGATATCGGCACTTCAAAGCTCTTTAGCAAGGCTATAAATTTGATGCACGAGAAATATGGCTGCGGCTTTGTCATCGCAAGTCACGACGAGAAGTGGCTTAGCATGCTAGCAAATGAGTGCGTCTTCTTACACAAGGGTAGGGTCTGCGAGTTTGAATACAAAAATATCTTTGAGATAGAAGGTGGCGTGCTAAGCTTTGGCGATGAAGCAAAGTTAAATTTGCCTTCAAATTTTAAAGGTAAAAGCAAGATCACGATCAACCCAAGCAAGATAAAAATTTCTAAAACAGGTGGGGAGGGTCAAATTTCAGGGGTTTTACACTCAGCCTCGCTTTACATGGGCGATGAAAAGCTTTTGAAGGTCAAAGTTGGCGACTTTTTGATCAAAATTTTTAGCCACGATGATGAAATTACAAAGATCGGCGAGAGAGTATTTTTAGAATTTGAAGATGGCTCGATGCTCGCTTTGGAGTAA
- a CDS encoding phosphoribosyltransferase, which translates to MIFYSYDEFAIDAKKMAKQIKDEFDPEVILAVARGGLTLGHSLAVALENRNLFTLNSIHYEDTNKLDTIQIFNVPDLSKYTKILLVDDIIDSGESMVEIKRELLKRYPNLDIKIATVFYKEKALLLPEFKVKEAHDWVEFFWDIHI; encoded by the coding sequence ATGATATTTTATAGCTACGATGAATTTGCCATTGATGCCAAAAAGATGGCAAAACAGATAAAAGATGAGTTTGATCCAGAGGTGATACTAGCTGTGGCAAGAGGCGGTCTAACGCTTGGTCACTCGCTAGCTGTCGCGCTTGAAAATAGAAATTTATTTACTTTAAATTCTATCCACTACGAGGATACAAACAAGCTTGATACAATACAAATTTTTAACGTGCCAGATCTTAGCAAATACACTAAAATTTTGCTTGTTGATGACATCATCGATAGCGGCGAGAGCATGGTCGAGATAAAAAGAGAGCTGCTTAAACGCTATCCAAATTTAGATATAAAGATAGCTACTGTATTTTATAAAGAAAAGGCTCTGCTTTTGCCTGAATTTAAGGTAAAAGAGGCTCATGACTGGGTTGAGTTTTTCTGGGATATACATATTTAA
- the tupA gene encoding tungstate ABC transporter substrate-binding protein TupA — protein sequence MKKIILGSLAAAVLAFGADNELIMATTTSTDNTGLLDAIYPAYKAKTGVDIKWTAVGTGAALKLGEDCNADILFVHSPKVEKEFVEKGFGLKRNAVMYNDFVVIADKSIADKFKGKDIKQSFELIKKDGIKFFSRGDKSGTDNKEKGIWKKIAGEVPEKDSWYMQTGQGMLATINAAAEQKGVTFTDRGTYIKYEANQKGHPEMVIINEGDNDLKNFYSLIAVNPKHCPKTDIENAEKFIKWATSEEGQKFIGDFKLLDKPLFTPDANTRKN from the coding sequence ATGAAAAAGATTATTTTAGGCTCACTAGCAGCCGCAGTTTTGGCGTTTGGCGCTGACAATGAACTAATCATGGCGACTACAACAAGTACAGACAACACTGGCTTGCTTGATGCAATCTATCCAGCTTATAAGGCAAAAACAGGTGTTGATATAAAATGGACAGCTGTTGGTACAGGTGCAGCTCTAAAGCTTGGCGAAGACTGCAACGCTGACATACTTTTCGTTCACTCACCAAAAGTTGAGAAAGAATTTGTAGAAAAAGGTTTTGGCTTAAAGAGAAATGCCGTAATGTACAATGACTTCGTCGTTATCGCCGATAAATCAATCGCTGATAAATTTAAAGGTAAAGATATCAAACAAAGCTTTGAACTTATTAAAAAAGATGGTATCAAATTCTTCTCACGTGGCGACAAATCAGGCACAGATAATAAAGAAAAAGGCATCTGGAAAAAGATCGCTGGTGAAGTCCCTGAAAAAGATAGCTGGTATATGCAAACAGGTCAAGGCATGCTAGCTACGATAAATGCTGCTGCTGAGCAAAAAGGCGTTACATTTACTGATCGCGGTACTTACATTAAATATGAAGCAAATCAAAAAGGTCATCCTGAGATGGTCATCATCAATGAGGGCGACAACGACCTTAAAAACTTCTACTCTCTAATCGCAGTAAATCCAAAACACTGCCCTAAAACTGACATCGAAAATGCAGAGAAATTTATAAAATGGGCGACAAGCGAAGAGGGTCAGAAATTTATAGGCGACTTCAAACTTCTTGATAAGCCACTTTTCACTCCAGACGCAAACACACGCAAAAACTAA
- a CDS encoding NCS2 family permease — translation MKFFDLAQNKTSVKQEFGAGLTTFLAMMYIVPVNAIIMSKTGMPYEALITATALITIFSTILNGLWANTPVAMSVGMGLNAYFTFGLCIGMKVPWQTALGVVFLSGVIFVVLSFTNFRMWIIRSIPLDLRRAISAGIGTFISFVAFQQMGFIVNNDAVLVGIGNFRDPNVLLGVLGLFLVICFWAWKIKGAFILAVLVTSVIAWVLGIAPHPTEIFSTPASISPIFLELDIKGAFSLALLPVIITFFVTDLFDSIGTLAGVGTRAGIFDENKKDGVVKLEKTLEADAVATAAGSLVGVSTTTSFVESASGVEEGGRTGLTAVFCGLLFILTLFMLPLFKAIPGNAIYPILVMVGVLMFAELASINFKDPAIAVATFFIVVLIPLTYSITNGLAFGFMSYVIVKLIKREFSDINLGVVVLALISFIVFLVH, via the coding sequence GTGAAATTTTTTGACTTAGCACAAAACAAAACGAGTGTGAAGCAGGAATTTGGAGCGGGACTTACGACATTTTTGGCGATGATGTATATCGTACCGGTAAATGCGATCATTATGAGCAAAACAGGCATGCCTTATGAGGCACTCATCACTGCAACTGCGCTAATTACCATATTTTCTACTATATTAAATGGTCTTTGGGCGAACACGCCAGTTGCGATGAGCGTTGGCATGGGGCTTAATGCTTATTTTACATTTGGTCTTTGCATTGGTATGAAAGTGCCTTGGCAAACGGCTCTTGGCGTTGTTTTCTTGAGTGGCGTGATATTTGTCGTCTTGTCTTTTACAAATTTTAGGATGTGGATAATTAGATCCATCCCGCTTGATCTAAGAAGAGCGATAAGCGCTGGCATAGGCACATTTATCAGCTTTGTCGCATTTCAGCAAATGGGCTTTATCGTAAATAACGACGCGGTTTTAGTCGGCATAGGAAATTTCAGAGATCCAAACGTGCTTCTTGGCGTTTTGGGGCTATTTTTGGTTATTTGCTTTTGGGCATGGAAGATAAAGGGCGCGTTTATCCTAGCTGTACTTGTCACTTCAGTGATAGCTTGGGTGCTTGGCATCGCTCCTCATCCAACAGAAATTTTTTCAACTCCAGCCTCTATCTCTCCGATATTTTTAGAGCTTGACATAAAAGGTGCCTTTAGCCTAGCCTTGCTACCGGTTATTATCACATTTTTTGTGACCGATCTTTTTGACTCGATAGGCACACTAGCTGGCGTTGGCACAAGGGCTGGGATATTTGACGAAAACAAAAAAGATGGTGTCGTAAAACTTGAAAAAACTCTTGAAGCTGATGCCGTTGCTACTGCAGCTGGCTCGCTTGTAGGTGTAAGTACGACCACATCGTTTGTAGAGAGTGCTAGCGGCGTAGAAGAGGGCGGTAGGACTGGTCTAACGGCTGTATTTTGCGGACTTTTATTCATACTTACACTATTTATGTTGCCACTTTTTAAAGCTATCCCTGGCAATGCCATCTATCCGATCCTCGTAATGGTCGGCGTGCTTATGTTTGCCGAGCTTGCTAGCATAAATTTCAAAGATCCAGCCATCGCCGTTGCGACATTTTTCATAGTTGTGCTCATCCCGCTTACTTACTCGATCACAAACGGCCTTGCATTTGGCTTTATGTCATACGTCATAGTTAAGCTCATAAAGAGAGAATTTAGCGATATAAATTTAGGTGTAGTTGTGCTAGCGCTCATTAGTTTTATCGTATTTTTAGTGCATTGA
- a CDS encoding pilus assembly FimT family protein → MKKRAFTMIELIFVIVVVGILAAMIMPRLERNGAKEAATQLLTHIRYAQHLAMQDDKFVYSKNEKLWFKMRWGITFNNTSLQQTCSIDEPGSSTWKYSVFYDKKGAGNKFSGNVNSKDEVAIDTQKSNKFLSAGWSGMPKSYCDKINKDLNIEKKYGIKSVKFIGDCSRNGSQTINFDELGRPMRVVSSTAIRSAKRPYSKLFKEDCKIVLTDKNNNTASINIEKKTGFAYIN, encoded by the coding sequence ATGAAAAAAAGAGCTTTTACGATGATAGAGCTTATTTTTGTTATTGTTGTTGTTGGTATACTTGCAGCAATGATAATGCCAAGACTGGAGCGAAATGGTGCAAAAGAAGCTGCTACACAGCTGTTAACTCACATAAGATACGCCCAGCACCTTGCTATGCAAGATGATAAATTTGTCTACTCTAAAAACGAAAAACTTTGGTTTAAAATGAGATGGGGGATAACCTTTAATAATACTAGTTTACAACAAACATGTTCTATAGATGAGCCTGGGTCAAGCACATGGAAATATAGTGTTTTTTACGATAAAAAAGGTGCTGGTAATAAATTTTCTGGCAATGTAAATTCTAAAGATGAGGTTGCTATTGATACACAAAAATCTAATAAATTTTTAAGCGCTGGTTGGAGTGGCATGCCTAAATCCTATTGCGACAAGATAAATAAAGATTTAAATATTGAAAAAAAATATGGGATAAAATCAGTTAAATTTATTGGTGATTGTTCTAGAAATGGATCGCAAACTATTAATTTTGATGAGCTTGGCCGTCCAATGAGAGTTGTAAGCTCAACAGCTATAAGGAGTGCAAAACGACCTTATTCTAAGTTATTTAAAGAAGATTGCAAAATAGTTTTAACAGATAAAAATAATAATACTGCCAGCATAAATATAGAGAAAAAAACTGGATTTGCGTATATAAATTGA